One segment of Methylocella silvestris BL2 DNA contains the following:
- the pgsA gene encoding CDP-diacylglycerol--glycerol-3-phosphate 3-phosphatidyltransferase, protein MAITTISRGPGHAWSVPNLLTYGRVIAVPIVVGCLFWSEIHAMRWIALGVFVAAAISDFFDGYLARRLSQQSALGRMLDPIADKLLVAAVLMMLVADHTIASYSLAAAVVILCREILVSGLREFFAEVKVSIPVSRIAKWKTTLQLVALGFLVAGPAGDVVLPQTTEIGLVLFWFAALLTLYTGWDYLKAGIKHVTED, encoded by the coding sequence ATGGCGATCACAACGATTTCGAGAGGTCCGGGGCATGCCTGGAGCGTGCCGAACCTTTTGACCTATGGACGGGTCATCGCCGTGCCGATCGTCGTCGGCTGTCTGTTCTGGTCGGAAATCCACGCCATGCGCTGGATCGCGCTCGGCGTCTTCGTCGCGGCGGCGATCAGCGATTTTTTCGACGGCTATCTCGCGCGCAGATTGTCGCAGCAGTCCGCCCTTGGCCGCATGCTCGACCCGATCGCCGACAAGCTTCTCGTCGCGGCGGTCCTGATGATGCTCGTCGCCGATCACACGATCGCCAGCTATTCGCTGGCCGCCGCCGTGGTGATTCTCTGCCGCGAGATCCTTGTCTCCGGCCTTCGCGAATTTTTTGCCGAAGTCAAAGTCTCGATTCCGGTGAGTCGCATCGCCAAATGGAAGACGACGCTGCAGCTGGTCGCGCTTGGTTTCCTCGTCGCCGGCCCGGCCGGCGACGTCGTGCTGCCGCAAACGACCGAGATCGGCCTCGTTCTGTTCTGGTTCGCCGCGCTGCTGACGCTTTATACCGGCTGGGACTATCTCAAGGCCGGCATCAAGCATGTGACGGAGGATTGA
- a CDS encoding MoaD/ThiS family protein, with protein MKALYFAAVRETIGLAEEEIVPPPDVATITDLMVWLSQRGEGYADAFTEGSSIRAALDRTHAGPHSVIAGAREIAFFPPMTGG; from the coding sequence ATGAAAGCTCTCTACTTCGCTGCGGTGCGCGAGACGATCGGTCTCGCCGAGGAAGAGATCGTGCCGCCGCCGGACGTCGCGACCATCACTGATCTGATGGTGTGGCTTAGCCAGCGCGGCGAAGGCTATGCCGACGCTTTCACTGAGGGATCGTCGATTCGGGCCGCGTTGGACCGAACCCACGCCGGGCCTCACTCCGTAATCGCGGGCGCGCGCGAAATTGCTTTTTTCCCGCCGATGACGGGCGGGTGA
- a CDS encoding molybdenum cofactor biosynthesis protein MoaE: MNPRVAQPDVLATVRVEAAAFDVGREMALLTQGRTDVGAVVAFTGLCRDEGGALAALEIEHYPGMAEDEIGRVVAKALERWPLQGALVIHRYGRIAPGEPIVLVITLSRHRSAAFAAAEFLMDYLKTAAPFWKKQHLVGDRPDGGWVAAKAEDDSATARWRLPEGSERD; encoded by the coding sequence ATGAACCCTCGCGTCGCCCAGCCGGACGTCCTGGCGACTGTCCGGGTCGAGGCCGCCGCTTTCGACGTCGGCCGCGAAATGGCGCTGCTGACGCAGGGGCGCACCGATGTCGGAGCTGTCGTCGCCTTCACCGGCCTCTGCCGCGACGAAGGCGGCGCGCTCGCAGCGCTCGAAATCGAACACTATCCGGGCATGGCTGAGGACGAAATCGGCCGCGTCGTCGCAAAGGCGCTGGAGCGTTGGCCGCTGCAGGGCGCGCTTGTCATTCACCGCTATGGGCGCATTGCGCCGGGCGAGCCGATCGTCCTTGTCATCACTTTGAGCCGGCATCGCAGCGCCGCTTTCGCCGCCGCGGAATTCCTGATGGATTATCTGAAGACCGCCGCGCCGTTCTGGAAGAAGCAGCATCTCGTCGGCGACAGGCCCGATGGCGGTTGGGTCGCCGCCAAGGCCGAGGATGATTCCGCGACCGCAAGATGGCGCCTGCCCGAGGGGTCCGAGCGGGATTAG